In a genomic window of Proteus vulgaris:
- a CDS encoding MFS transporter has protein sequence MSSYFRFMSQEWPLLSFGFITVFIGNIGQSFFLSWYGADIQQSLNISAEDYGFIYAIATLCSSAVIFMVGGLVDRWALHKVVIVVSFLLCVSCLLMANIQTVWMLFFAFWGLRLAGQGLFPHTAQTTMLRVYTHQRGKALSLSASGVAFGEMVLPIILMTTIALLGWRWSWLMLALIVMIIYLPMALTLLKKSNTSDKKKPLEPKSTKTQEQGRRDVVKDWRFWSIIPAVLSAPFIVTAVFIQQNYLLEQKGWPASLLASSFVAYGFLHWASSMVSGSLIDRFQAKSLLPFLPLPLIAGLLVLTLLDNYWAAPLFMSLFGLGIGSSSPVISALWVEIYGTQHIGAIRSMVTSMMIFSTAAAPWIFGIFIEKGWTASTLFGLFSGLTMIGLLLLIPAYQSFKDKQCHSD, from the coding sequence TTGAGTAGTTATTTTCGTTTTATGAGCCAAGAATGGCCGCTTTTAAGCTTTGGCTTTATTACTGTTTTTATCGGTAATATTGGCCAATCATTTTTTTTGAGTTGGTATGGCGCAGATATTCAACAATCACTTAACATTTCTGCTGAGGACTATGGTTTCATTTATGCCATTGCCACGTTGTGCAGTAGTGCCGTCATTTTTATGGTTGGCGGCCTTGTTGACCGTTGGGCTTTGCATAAAGTGGTTATTGTCGTGTCATTTTTACTTTGTGTTTCCTGTTTATTAATGGCGAACATTCAAACTGTGTGGATGTTATTTTTTGCATTTTGGGGACTGAGGCTCGCTGGACAAGGACTCTTTCCACATACCGCGCAAACAACCATGCTTCGAGTTTACACTCACCAAAGGGGGAAAGCGCTTAGCCTTTCTGCTAGCGGAGTTGCCTTCGGTGAAATGGTGCTTCCCATAATTTTAATGACGACTATCGCTTTGCTTGGTTGGAGGTGGAGTTGGTTGATGTTGGCATTGATAGTCATGATTATTTATTTACCAATGGCTTTAACTTTATTAAAAAAGTCGAATACATCTGATAAGAAAAAACCTTTGGAACCCAAAAGCACAAAAACACAAGAGCAAGGGCGTAGAGATGTCGTGAAAGATTGGCGATTTTGGTCGATTATTCCTGCCGTTTTATCCGCTCCATTTATTGTGACGGCCGTATTTATTCAACAAAATTACTTACTGGAACAAAAGGGATGGCCTGCAAGTTTATTAGCGAGTAGTTTCGTTGCATATGGTTTTTTACATTGGGCAAGTTCTATGGTCTCTGGCTCTTTGATTGATCGTTTTCAAGCTAAATCTTTATTACCATTTCTTCCATTACCTTTAATTGCCGGTTTATTAGTCTTAACGTTATTGGATAATTACTGGGCTGCACCTCTATTTATGTCCTTATTTGGTCTAGGCATTGGTAGTTCCAGTCCTGTTATTAGTGCATTATGGGTAGAGATTTATGGGACTCAGCATATTGGAGCAATCCGCTCTATGGTGACCTCAATGATGATCTTTTCTACAGCAGCTGCCCCATGGATATTTGGGATATTTATTGAAAAAGGCTGGACAGCTTCCACTCTATTTGGTTTGTTTAGCGGCCTAACTATGATCGGATTATTACTTCTTATACCTGCTTATCAGTCCTTTAAAGATAAACAGTGTCATAGTGACTAA
- a CDS encoding DUF6363 domain-containing protein encodes MLKRHEMYNQALDFIQAPPKDCKINVIAPPPSFPVSRFTRSKGKLELGYRQGLEKGILFLENV; translated from the coding sequence ATGCTTAAGCGTCATGAAATGTATAATCAAGCGTTAGACTTTATTCAAGCTCCTCCTAAAGATTGCAAAATTAATGTGATTGCCCCCCCACCTTCATTCCCTGTTTCTCGTTTTACTCGATCTAAAGGAAAACTAGAATTAGGGTATCGACAGGGATTGGAAAAAGGTATCTTATTTCTAGAAAACGTATGA
- a CDS encoding ArsR/SmtB family transcription factor — translation MTLKHRSIESSIAAIGAAMSDISRVKILSALMDGRAWTATELSSVANISASTASSHLSKLLDCQLITVVAQGKHRYFRLAGKDIAELMESMMGISLNHGVHAKVSTPVHLRKARTCYDHLAGEVAVKIYDSLCQQQWITENGSMITLSGIQYFHEMGIDVPSKHSRKICCACLDWSERRFHLGGYVGAALFSLYESKGWLTRHLGYREVTITEKGYAAFKTHFHI, via the coding sequence ATGACGCTTAAGCATCGCAGTATAGAGTCCTCAATAGCCGCGATAGGGGCGGCTATGTCTGACATTTCACGAGTTAAAATACTCAGTGCTTTGATGGATGGGCGAGCTTGGACGGCCACTGAGCTAAGTTCTGTGGCGAATATATCAGCTTCAACGGCGAGCAGTCATTTATCTAAATTATTAGATTGCCAGCTAATCACAGTAGTAGCTCAAGGCAAGCATCGTTATTTTCGGCTAGCAGGAAAAGATATTGCTGAATTGATGGAAAGTATGATGGGGATCTCCTTAAACCATGGCGTACATGCCAAAGTTTCCACGCCAGTGCATTTACGAAAAGCACGTACTTGCTATGATCATTTAGCTGGCGAAGTTGCCGTTAAGATCTATGATTCCCTTTGTCAACAGCAATGGATCACTGAAAATGGTTCAATGATCACATTAAGTGGTATTCAATATTTTCATGAAATGGGAATTGACGTTCCTTCCAAACATTCACGTAAAATCTGTTGTGCGTGTTTAGATTGGAGTGAACGCCGTTTCCATTTAGGTGGGTACGTTGGAGCCGCATTATTTTCGCTTTATGAATCTAAAGGGTGGTTAACTCGACATCTTGGTTACCGTGAAGTTACCATCACGGAAAAAGGTTATGCTGCTTTTAAGACCCACTTTCACATTTAA
- the tetR(B) gene encoding tetracycline resistance transcriptional repressor TetR(B), translating into MSRLDKSKVINSALELLNEVGIEGLTTRKLAQKLGVEQPTLYWHVKNKRALLDALAIEMLDRHHTHFCPLEGESWQDFLRNNAKSFRCALLSHRDGAKVHLGTRPTEKQYETLENQLAFLCQQGFSLENALYALSAVGHFTLGCVLEDQEHQVAKEERETPTTDSMPPLLRQAIELFDHQGAEPAFLFGLELIICGLEKQLKCESGS; encoded by the coding sequence ATGTCTAGATTAGATAAAAGTAAAGTGATTAACAGCGCATTAGAGCTGCTTAATGAGGTCGGAATCGAAGGTTTAACAACCCGTAAACTCGCCCAGAAGCTAGGTGTAGAGCAGCCTACATTGTATTGGCATGTAAAAAATAAGCGGGCTTTGCTCGACGCCTTAGCCATTGAGATGTTAGATAGGCACCATACTCACTTTTGCCCTTTAGAAGGGGAAAGCTGGCAAGATTTTTTACGTAATAACGCTAAAAGTTTTAGATGTGCTTTACTAAGTCATCGCGATGGAGCAAAAGTACATTTAGGTACACGGCCTACAGAAAAACAGTATGAAACTCTCGAAAATCAATTAGCCTTTTTATGCCAACAAGGTTTTTCACTAGAGAATGCATTATATGCACTCAGCGCTGTGGGGCATTTTACTTTAGGTTGCGTATTGGAAGATCAAGAGCATCAAGTCGCTAAAGAAGAAAGGGAAACACCTACTACTGATAGTATGCCGCCATTATTACGACAAGCTATCGAATTATTTGATCACCAAGGTGCAGAGCCAGCCTTCTTATTCGGCCTTGAATTGATCATATGCGGATTAGAAAAACAACTTAAATGTGAAAGTGGGTCTTAA
- the tet(B) gene encoding tetracycline efflux MFS transporter Tet(B), producing the protein MNSSTKIALVITLLDAMGIGLIMPVLPTLLREFIASEDIANHFGVLLALYALMQVIFAPWLGKMSDRFGRRPVLLLSLIGASLDYLLLAFSSALWMLYLGRLLSGITGATGAVAASVIADTTSASQRVKWFGWLGASFGLGLIAGPIIGGFAGEISPHSPFFIAALLNIVTFLVVMFWFRETKNTRDNTDTEVGVETQSNSVYITLFKTMPILLIIYFSAQLIGQIPATVWVLFTENRFGWNSMMVGFSLAGLGLLHSVFQAFVAGRIATKWGEKTAVLLGFIADSSAFAFLAFISEGWLVFPVLILLAGGGIALPALQGVMSIQTKSHQQGALQGLLVSLTNATGVIGPLLFAVIYNHSLPIWDGWIWIIGLAFYCIIILLSMTFMLTPQAQGSKQETSA; encoded by the coding sequence ATGAATAGTTCGACAAAGATCGCATTGGTAATTACGTTACTCGATGCCATGGGGATTGGCCTTATCATGCCAGTCTTGCCAACGTTATTACGTGAATTTATTGCTTCGGAAGATATCGCTAACCACTTTGGCGTATTGCTTGCACTTTATGCGTTAATGCAGGTTATCTTTGCTCCTTGGCTTGGAAAAATGTCTGACCGATTTGGTCGGCGCCCAGTGCTGTTGTTGTCATTAATAGGCGCATCGCTGGATTACTTATTGCTGGCTTTTTCAAGTGCGCTTTGGATGCTGTATTTAGGCCGTTTGCTTTCAGGGATCACAGGAGCTACTGGGGCTGTCGCGGCATCGGTCATTGCCGATACCACCTCAGCTTCTCAACGCGTGAAGTGGTTCGGTTGGTTAGGGGCAAGTTTTGGGCTTGGTTTAATAGCGGGGCCTATTATTGGTGGTTTTGCAGGAGAGATTTCACCGCATAGTCCCTTTTTTATCGCTGCGTTGCTAAATATTGTCACTTTCCTTGTGGTTATGTTTTGGTTCCGTGAAACCAAAAATACACGTGATAATACAGATACCGAAGTAGGGGTTGAGACGCAATCGAATTCGGTATACATCACTTTATTTAAAACGATGCCCATTTTGTTGATTATTTATTTTTCAGCGCAATTGATAGGCCAAATTCCCGCAACGGTGTGGGTGCTATTTACCGAAAATCGTTTTGGATGGAATAGCATGATGGTTGGCTTTTCATTAGCGGGTCTTGGTCTTTTACACTCAGTATTCCAAGCCTTTGTGGCAGGAAGAATAGCCACTAAATGGGGCGAAAAAACGGCAGTACTGCTCGGATTTATTGCAGATAGTAGTGCATTTGCCTTTTTAGCGTTTATATCTGAAGGTTGGTTAGTTTTCCCTGTTTTAATTTTATTGGCTGGTGGTGGGATCGCTTTACCTGCATTACAGGGAGTGATGTCTATCCAAACAAAGAGTCATCAGCAAGGTGCTTTACAGGGATTATTGGTGAGCCTTACCAATGCAACCGGTGTTATTGGCCCATTACTGTTTGCTGTTATTTATAATCATTCACTACCAATTTGGGATGGCTGGATTTGGATTATTGGTTTAGCGTTTTACTGTATTATTATCCTGCTATCGATGACCTTCATGTTAACCCCTCAAGCTCAGGGGAGTAAACAGGAGACAAGTGCTTAG